A genomic window from Balaenoptera acutorostrata chromosome 20, mBalAcu1.1, whole genome shotgun sequence includes:
- the LOC130706004 gene encoding RAD52 motif-containing protein 1-like has protein sequence MVSLVPFVVPIVGDKTLLVWELSSGPTAEALQHSLFTVFSQFGLQYSVRVFPNAAVAGPGFYAIIKVYSARDAHRAQKACDQKQLFQTSPVKIHQKYIYTWNCSYRTPTLAEDLRPPKRQDTPHVPG, from the exons ATGGTGTCTTTGGTACCTTTTGTGGTTCCCATCGTGGGTGACAAAACCTTGCTGGTGTGGGAGCTGAGCTCTGGACCCACGGCCGAGGCCTTGCAA CATTCTCTGTTCACAGTCTTCTCCCAGTTTGGCCTTCAGTATTCGGTCCGAGTCTTCCCAAATGCAGCAGTGGCCGGTCCTGGGTTCTATGCCATCATCAAAGTTTATTCAGCAAGGGATGCCCACAGAGCCCAAAAGGCATGCGACCAGAAGCAGCTTTTTCAGACATCTCCAGTGAAG atacatcagaaatatatctacacgtggaactgctcctatagaacacccacgctggcagaagacctcagacctcccaaaaggcaagatactccccacgtacctgggtag